Genomic DNA from Streptomyces sp. NBC_01571:
CCCCAGGAGCGGCCCCAGCTCCTGGAACAGGCGGCACCGCCCCAGGGCCGGACGCCGGAGCAGGAGCGCGCTCCGCAGGAGCATCCGGCGCCGGAGCAGGAGCGGGCGCCCGAGGAGGAGCAGGCCCCGTTCCAGGAGGCCGCCCCCGAGCGCCGACGCGGCGCCGACACCCGGGCCCTCACCCAGGTGCTCTTCGGCCGGCTCAAGACGCTGGAGCCGGGCACCGCCGAGCACGACCAAGTACGCGGGGCGCTCATCGAGGCGAACCTGCCGCTCGTCCGCTACGCCGCCGCCCGCTTCCGCAGCCGCAACGAGCCCATGGAGGACGTGGTCCAGGTCGGCACCATCGGGCTCATCAACGCGATCGACCGCTTCGACCCGGAGCGGGGCGTGCAGTTCCCGACCTTCGCGATGCCCACGGTCGTCGGCGAGATCAAGCGGTACTTCCGCGACAACGTCCGCACCGTCCACGTACCCCGCCGGCTGCACGAGCTGTGGGTGCAGGTGAACAGCGCCACCGAGGACCTGACGACGGCCTTCGGGCGTACGCCCACGACCGCCGAGATCGCCGAGCGGCTGCGCATCACCGAGGAGGAGGTGCTGTCCTGCATCGAGGCCGGGCGCTCGTACCACGCGACCTCCCTGGAGGCCGCCCAGGAGGGCGACGGGCTGCCCGGGCTGCTCGACCGGCTCGGCTACGAGGACCCCGCGCTCGACGGGGTGGAGCACCGCGACCTCGTACGCCACCTGCTCGTGCAACTGCCCGAACGCGAACAGCGGATCCTTCTGCTGCGCTACTACAGCAATCTGACGCAGTCGCAGATCAGCGCCGAGCTGGGCGTTTCCCAGATGCACGTGTCAAGGCTCCTCGCCCGCAGCTTCGCACGTCTTCGATCCGCAAACAGGATCGAGGCGTAACCGGTAAGAGCGAATCGCTCAGAGATTCCTTTTCCGTCCGTTCAGCCGTGAAATGCCGTCAGACCCCCTTTTTCCAGGGCCGATTCACCCTCTCCATGTCGACATGTCACTACAGCGTGTTGCCGACATGTGACATTCTGCCGGAAGCGCGTTTGCCGCAGCCTCCCGACCGGTATTCAGGTGGAGGCTGCGTTCCTCCGACGGGAGCGTCCGCCGCGACCGTCCGCGACCCAAAGGGGGTGGCATGTCCGCAGACCAGGGCAGCTCGAAGGTGCTCACGCTCACGAAGAGCGACTCGGAGCCCGACGCGCTTCACGTTGTCATTGCCGACGTATCGGCCCTTCCGGCCCCGGATGCCGTCCCGGCCGCTCCGGCCGCTCCGGCCGCCCAGGCCGCTCCGACCTCGGAAGCCATCGACACCCGCACCCTGTCCCGCTCCCTGTTCCTGCGGCTCGCCGCACTCGGTGAGGACAGCCCGGAGCGCGGCTACGTCCGGGACACACTCATCGAGCTGAACCTCCCGCTCGTCCGGTACGCGGCGGCCCGCTTCCGCTCCCGCAACGAGCCGATGGAGGACATCGTCCAGGTCGGCACCATCGGCCTGATCAAGGCGATCGACCGCTTCGACTGCGAACGCGGGGTGGAGTTCCCGACGTTCGCGATGCCCACCGTCGTGGGCGAGATCAAGCGCTTCTTCCGCGACACGTCGTGGTCGGTCCGGGTGCCGCGCCGTCTCCAGGAGCTGCGGCTCGCCCTCACCAAGGCCAGTGACGAGCTCTCCCAGAAGCTCGACCGCTCCCCGACGGTCGCCGAACTCGCCTCCGTGCTCGGCGTATCCGAGGAGGACGTGGTCGACGGCCTGGCCGTGGGCAACGCGTACACGGCGTCCTCGCTGGACTCGCCGGCCCCCGAGGACGACGGCGGCGAGGGCTCCCTCGCGGACCGCCTCGGCTACGAGGACACGGCCCTGGAGGGCGTCGAGTACCGCGAGTCGCTGAAGCCGCTGCTCGCCAAGCTCCCGCCCCGCGAGCGCCGCATCATCATGCTGCGCTTCTTCGCGAACATGACCCAGTCGCAGATCGGCGACGAGGTCGGCATCTCCCAGATGCACGTCTCCCGGCTGCTCACCCGGACCCTCGCCCAGCTGCGCGAAGGACTCATCTCCGACTGAGGAGCCGGCGCGGGAGAACGACCTCCCGAGCCTTCATAATTGACGGTCCGTCAGTCACACTGGCGCGATGCGTCGAGCGGGTCGAGCGACTTGTCGTCCTGGCCGTCGAGGCGCCCTGGTGGGCGCCTCGACGGCTGTGGTGTGTCTGAGCGCCGTGCTGGCCGCGTGCGGCAGCGGCGGCGGAGGCGGCGGCCACGTCGCGGCGGGAGTGCCCGGGGGGTCCGGCAGGGCCGTGGCCCCCACCGGCGACGTCTCCCTGGCCCCACTGGCCGGGGGGAGCGCCTCACACCCCGGGAAGGGCCCCCGCGGCGACGCCGGGGCGGCCGCCGACGGGACGACGCGGCCGGCCGGGAGTCCGGGGCCGCCGGGACCGTCCTCGGACGTTGCCGGGAAGGGGGCGGGGGCGGGCAGCGGCGCCGGGACCGGCGGACCTCCGGCACCTGCCTCCACGGGCGGCAACCCGGGTCGGGCGCAGGCGAGTTCAGGCAGTGGGCCGACGACCGCCCCGCCGACGCACCCGGCACCGTCCGCGCCGGCGCCCGCCGCCGTGCAGGTGGGCGCGCCCGAGCGGGAGGCCACCGGTCAGCGCTGGTGCGAGAAGGTGACCCTCTCCTTCCGCAACACCGGCGGCACCGCGGTGCGTTCGGGCACGGTGACCCTCGGGACGCACATCATCGGGGCGCTCGGGATCGACTGGGCCACGATCGGGTCGACGCGGGACCTGCCCGCGCCGATCGCCCCGGGAGCGGGCACCAGGAAGTCCTGGACGGTGTGCGTCGACGCCTGGCGCGTGCCGTTGGGCATGCACATCGAGACACGGGACGTGTCCGTCCAGTGGAAGTGACCCGCCGCTACCGGCGGGGCGTCCTCACGACAGGGCGAGCCATGCCACGGCGGCGACGACCGCCACGGCGACGACGATGCCGATGATGAGGCCGATGCGGGGACCCGCCGGGGCGGCCACCTGCTGCTGCTGACGGGCCTGGGGGCCCTCGTCGACGAAAGCGCGGAACATCTGGGTGCTACCCGCGGGGTCGTAGTTGCCCTCGGGGCCCTGGGTGTTTGCCATGGCCCAGGACCCTAGCGAATAGCCGGAGCCCACCCAAGTGCGGGGGCCCCTCTGGTGCGCGGCCGGGCCTCACAGCCGACTCTCAGTCCGGCACCGCTCTCACCAGCAGGTTTACATTTGCCAATGCTTGCCTTTGCCATGTTTTTATCCCAGTGGGGACCATTTCGTTTGCCTGCAGCAACCAACTGCATTTATGGTTGCCCCAAGCAACGAATATGGAGGGGCGATGGCCGAGCGGGCGCAGTACGAGGAGTTGGCCCGTCAGCTCAGTGCCATCGGCGCCGTGAAGAGGGAGCTGGCGCGGATCCTGCCGCACGACTGCCCGGCGGGTTCCGCCGCCGTGCTGACGCTGCTGGGCCGCCACGGCGACATGCGGATGAGCAAGCTCGCCGAGCTGCTCTCCGTGGACATGTCCGTGACCAGCCGCCATGTCGCGCACGTCGCCGACCGGGGCTGGATCGAACGCCTCCCCGACCCGGCCGACAAGCGCTCGCGCATCCTGCGTCTCACCGACGCCGGGCACGCGCGGCTCGACGAGCTCTCCCGGCGCTCCTCGCAGCTCTTCGCCGACCGGCTCAGCGACTGGTCCGACCAGGAGGTCGGGCTGCTCAGCCACCTCATGGGCCGGCTGCGCGAGAGCTTCGGCGACTGCCGCACCACCCAGCGGCCCCCCTGTCCGGCCGCTGCCCAAGCAGCCCACGCAACAGAACCGACCACCACCCGTACACCCGCGTAAGCACACGAAGCACTAGAGAAGGAAGCCCATGGCAACGACCACACCAGCCGGTGTGCGGGCTCACGCCAAGCACGGAGGTGGGTCCTCCGACGGCGCTCCGATGACACACCGGCAGATCATGGAGGCGCTCTCCGGGCTGCTCCTCGGCATGTTCGTCGCGATCCTGTCGTCGACGATCGTCACCAACGCCCTGCCCGAGATCGTCGGCGACCTGGGCGGCGGCCAGTCCGCGTACACCTGGGTCGTCACGGCCGCGCTGCTCTCCATGACCGCGGCCACGCCCCTGTGGGGCAAGCTCTCCGACCTGTACAGCAAGAAGGCGCTCGTACAGATAGCCCTGGTCATCTACGTCCTCGGATCCGCCGCCGCGGGTCTGTCGCAGAACGCCGGCATGCTGATCGCCTGCCGCGTGGTCCAGGGCATCGGTGTCGGCGGTCTGTCCGCCCTCGCCCAGATCGTCATGGCGGCGATGATCTCCCCGCGCGAGCGCGGCCGCTACTCCGGCTACCTCGGCGCGACCTTCGCCGTCGCAACCGTCGGCGGTCCGCTGCTAGGCGGCGTCATCACCGACACCTCGTGGCTCGGCTGGCGCTGGTGCTTCTACGTCGGTGTGCCGTTCGCGGTCATCGCGCTGATCGTGCTGCAGAAGACCCTGCACCTGCCCGTCGTCAAGCGGGAGGTGAAGGTCGACTGGGGCGGCGCGTTCTTCATCTCTGCCGCGGTCTCGCTGCTGCTGGTCTGGGTCACCTTCGCCGGTGACAAGTACGACTGGATGTCGTGGCAGACCGCCGCGATGGTCGGCGGCGCGATCCTCCTCGGCGCGGTCTTCGTGCTCGTCGAGTCCAAGGTGAGCGAGCCGATCATCCCGCTGCGGCTGTTCCGCAACCGCACCATCACGCTCTCCTCCCTCGCCTCGCTCTTCGTGGGCGTCGCGATGTTCACCGGCACGGTCTTCTTCAGCCAGTACTTCCAGCTGGCCCGAGACAAGTCCCCGACGATGTCGGGCGTCATGACCATCCCGATGATCGGCGGCCTGTTCATCGCCTCCACGGTCTCCGGCCAGGTCATCACCAAGACCGGCCGCTGGAAGTACTGGCTGGTCAGCGGCGGCGCCCTGATCACCGCGGGCCTCGGCCTGCTGGGCACCATCCGCTACGACACGACCTACTGGCACGTCGCGATCTTCATGGCGCTGCTGGGCCTCGGCATCGGTATGACGATGCAGAACCTGGTGCTGTCCACGCAGAACCAGGTGGCGCCGTCCGACCTCGGGTCCGCCAGCTCCACGGTGACGTTCTTCCGCTCCCTCGGCGGCGCGATCGGCGTCTCCGCGCTGGGCGCGATCATGTCCACCCGGATCACCGACTACGTCAAGGACGGCCTGTCCGGCCTCGACCCCAAGTACGCGGCCGCGGCGGCCTCTTCCGGCACCGGCACCATCCCGGACATGGACGCCCTGCCCGCCCCGCTGCGCACCCTCCTGGAGAGCGCGTACGGCCACGGCATCGCGGACGTCTTCATGATCGCCTCCGCGCTGGCGCTGCTCGCCTTCTTCATCATGCTGTTCATCAAGGAGGTCCCGCTGCGGACCTCGGGCGCGCTGGCCCAGGCTGCCCAGGCCGCGCAGGCCGACGCGGGGGTTCCCGCCGTCGCCGCCGCCGAGGAGGCCCCGGCCCGGTCCGTCCCCGCGACGGGTACCGCGACGAGCACCGTGGCGGACACCGAGTCCGCGCCGGAGGGCACCCAGCGGCTCGCCGCCGTCGCCACGGCGACGCGGGAGAGCACCCCGGCGCCGTCCGGCGGGATCCCCGTCCGCGGCCACGTCCGCGGCGCCGAGAGCGCGCCGGTGCCGCAGGCCGCGGTCACGCTGATCTCGCTCGCGGGACGGCAGCTGGGCCGGTCGGTCGCCCAGGCCGACGGCTCCTACGCCGTGGACGCGCCCGGCACGGGTTCGTACGTCCTGATCGCCTCCGCCGACGGCTTCCAGCCGCAGGCCTCGA
This window encodes:
- a CDS encoding RNA polymerase sigma factor SigF, producing the protein MEQAAPPQGRTPEQERAPQEHPAPEQERAPEEEQAPFQEAAPERRRGADTRALTQVLFGRLKTLEPGTAEHDQVRGALIEANLPLVRYAAARFRSRNEPMEDVVQVGTIGLINAIDRFDPERGVQFPTFAMPTVVGEIKRYFRDNVRTVHVPRRLHELWVQVNSATEDLTTAFGRTPTTAEIAERLRITEEEVLSCIEAGRSYHATSLEAAQEGDGLPGLLDRLGYEDPALDGVEHRDLVRHLLVQLPEREQRILLLRYYSNLTQSQISAELGVSQMHVSRLLARSFARLRSANRIEA
- a CDS encoding RNA polymerase sigma factor SigF, with translation MSADQGSSKVLTLTKSDSEPDALHVVIADVSALPAPDAVPAAPAAPAAQAAPTSEAIDTRTLSRSLFLRLAALGEDSPERGYVRDTLIELNLPLVRYAAARFRSRNEPMEDIVQVGTIGLIKAIDRFDCERGVEFPTFAMPTVVGEIKRFFRDTSWSVRVPRRLQELRLALTKASDELSQKLDRSPTVAELASVLGVSEEDVVDGLAVGNAYTASSLDSPAPEDDGGEGSLADRLGYEDTALEGVEYRESLKPLLAKLPPRERRIIMLRFFANMTQSQIGDEVGISQMHVSRLLTRTLAQLREGLISD
- a CDS encoding MarR family winged helix-turn-helix transcriptional regulator codes for the protein MAERAQYEELARQLSAIGAVKRELARILPHDCPAGSAAVLTLLGRHGDMRMSKLAELLSVDMSVTSRHVAHVADRGWIERLPDPADKRSRILRLTDAGHARLDELSRRSSQLFADRLSDWSDQEVGLLSHLMGRLRESFGDCRTTQRPPCPAAAQAAHATEPTTTRTPA
- a CDS encoding MFS transporter, whose product is MATTTPAGVRAHAKHGGGSSDGAPMTHRQIMEALSGLLLGMFVAILSSTIVTNALPEIVGDLGGGQSAYTWVVTAALLSMTAATPLWGKLSDLYSKKALVQIALVIYVLGSAAAGLSQNAGMLIACRVVQGIGVGGLSALAQIVMAAMISPRERGRYSGYLGATFAVATVGGPLLGGVITDTSWLGWRWCFYVGVPFAVIALIVLQKTLHLPVVKREVKVDWGGAFFISAAVSLLLVWVTFAGDKYDWMSWQTAAMVGGAILLGAVFVLVESKVSEPIIPLRLFRNRTITLSSLASLFVGVAMFTGTVFFSQYFQLARDKSPTMSGVMTIPMIGGLFIASTVSGQVITKTGRWKYWLVSGGALITAGLGLLGTIRYDTTYWHVAIFMALLGLGIGMTMQNLVLSTQNQVAPSDLGSASSTVTFFRSLGGAIGVSALGAIMSTRITDYVKDGLSGLDPKYAAAAASSGTGTIPDMDALPAPLRTLLESAYGHGIADVFMIASALALLAFFIMLFIKEVPLRTSGALAQAAQAAQADAGVPAVAAAEEAPARSVPATGTATSTVADTESAPEGTQRLAAVATATRESTPAPSGGIPVRGHVRGAESAPVPQAAVTLISLAGRQLGRSVAQADGSYAVDAPGTGSYVLIASADGFQPQASTIVVNGEPVAYDILLSGTSGLSGLVRAAGAGTPVKDAMVIVTDVRGDVLATGTTGEQGEFSFAELVPGPVTVAVNAAGHRPQALPVEVGGAGVTRVEVELRAGAQLQGVVRAPGGPLPDARVTLVDAAGNVIGTARTGTDGAYAFTDLDGGEYTVIATGYPPVATALTVGGRGVDDHDIELAHPGE